A window of Streptomyces puniciscabiei contains these coding sequences:
- a CDS encoding SPW repeat protein: MANLHRGDLSTHPDVSEMRERYARMLGGRDVALVDGPVFLLGLYCAASPWIVHYTTSQPALMTHNLIMGIAIGLLALGFTRAPERMYGLSWAMCAMGVWLIIAPWIVGSGPDKGVIINNVIIGALALVLGLVCAGTAARSTPRP, encoded by the coding sequence ATGGCCAACCTGCACAGGGGTGATCTATCGACCCACCCCGATGTCTCCGAAATGCGGGAACGCTACGCCCGCATGCTCGGTGGTCGTGATGTGGCACTCGTGGACGGCCCGGTCTTCCTGCTCGGGCTCTACTGCGCCGCATCGCCGTGGATAGTGCACTACACGACGAGCCAGCCCGCGCTGATGACCCACAACCTGATCATGGGCATCGCGATAGGTCTGCTGGCACTGGGATTCACCCGGGCCCCCGAGCGGATGTACGGCCTCAGCTGGGCCATGTGCGCCATGGGCGTCTGGCTGATCATCGCTCCCTGGATCGTGGGCAGCGGCCCGGACAAGGGAGTGATCATCAACAACGTCATCATCGGCGCACTGGCGCTCGTACTCGGCCTGGTCTGTGCCGGTACGGCGGCGCGGAGCACCCCCAGGCCGTAA
- a CDS encoding ArsR/SmtB family transcription factor, with the protein MDQVFKALADDTRRRLLDRLHENNGQTLGELCERIAMTRQSVTQHLAVLEAANLIGTVRRGREKLHYLNPVPLHEIQERWIDKFERPRLAALGDLKRRAEEAMTDKPSFVYVTYIAGTPEKVWEALTDADLTAAYWGHRNESDWRPGSRWAHVRTDGSGIEDVVGKVVESEPPTRLVTTWAAPDDEGREDRHSRVTFEIQPYEDIVRLTVVHEDLRDEDERSNAAAGWAAVLSNLKSLLETGRTLPQQPWLVPGR; encoded by the coding sequence ATGGACCAGGTCTTCAAGGCGCTGGCCGACGACACGCGCAGACGCCTGCTGGACCGGCTCCACGAGAACAACGGCCAGACCCTGGGTGAGCTGTGCGAGCGCATCGCCATGACGCGTCAGTCGGTCACCCAGCACCTGGCGGTCCTGGAGGCCGCCAACCTGATCGGCACGGTGCGGCGGGGGCGGGAGAAGCTGCACTACCTCAACCCCGTACCGCTCCATGAGATCCAGGAGCGGTGGATCGACAAGTTCGAGCGCCCGCGCCTCGCCGCGCTCGGCGACCTGAAGCGACGAGCCGAGGAAGCCATGACCGACAAGCCGAGTTTCGTGTACGTCACCTACATCGCCGGCACCCCCGAGAAGGTCTGGGAGGCGCTGACCGACGCCGACCTCACGGCCGCCTACTGGGGCCACCGCAACGAGTCCGACTGGCGGCCCGGCTCCCGCTGGGCGCACGTGCGCACCGACGGCTCGGGCATCGAGGACGTGGTCGGCAAGGTGGTGGAGAGCGAGCCGCCCACCCGGCTGGTGACCACCTGGGCCGCGCCCGACGACGAGGGCCGGGAGGACCGCCACTCCCGCGTCACCTTCGAGATCCAGCCGTACGAGGACATCGTCCGGCTGACCGTCGTCCACGAGGACCTGCGCGACGAGGACGAGCGCTCGAACGCCGCCGCCGGCTGGGCGGCGGTGCTGTCGAACCTGAAGTCGCTGCTGGAGACCGGCCGGACCCTGCCGCAGCAGCCCTGGCTGGTGCCGGGCCGCTGA
- a CDS encoding APC family permease, which yields MSGSPPPTGGFLRRVGLFQATAINMSQMCGIGPFVTIPLMVTAFGGPQAVVGFVAGAVLALCDGLVWAELGASMPGSGGSYVYLRQAFQYRTGRLMPFLFVWTAMLFIPLIMSTGVVGFVQYLGYLAPDLGQRAGDLIGLGVIALVVLLLWRGIEHIARITAVMWAVMIASVLLVIAAAASDFSPHLAFTYPAGAFDLTSNHFWLGFAAGLTIGIYDYLGYNTTAYMGAEIKDPGRTLPRSILYSVLGIMAIYLLLQIGTLGVVDWRRMTDPHDIAATSVASAVLEKTWGKGAADTVTVLILITAFASVFTGLLGGSRVPYDAARDRVFFRPYEKLHPKHRFPTLGLATMGLITAVGFLIGRHTDLATLIQLLTTVMVIVQALAQIVALTVLRRRQPDLRRPYRMWLYPLPSLVAFAGWCVIYGYADRNSPGRHPIEWSLAWLALGCVAFAVWARLERVWPFGEKEISEEYLAGTDPDVAPVG from the coding sequence ATGTCCGGTAGCCCGCCGCCCACGGGTGGTTTTCTCCGCCGTGTCGGCCTGTTCCAGGCCACGGCCATCAACATGAGCCAGATGTGCGGCATCGGGCCGTTCGTCACGATCCCGCTGATGGTCACCGCCTTCGGTGGTCCGCAGGCGGTCGTCGGCTTCGTCGCGGGCGCCGTCCTCGCGCTGTGCGACGGACTGGTCTGGGCCGAGCTGGGTGCCTCGATGCCCGGCTCCGGCGGCAGTTACGTCTATCTGCGCCAGGCCTTCCAGTACCGCACGGGCCGGCTGATGCCGTTCCTCTTCGTGTGGACGGCGATGCTCTTCATCCCGCTGATCATGTCCACGGGCGTGGTCGGCTTCGTCCAGTACCTGGGCTATCTGGCCCCGGATCTCGGGCAGCGAGCGGGCGATCTGATCGGCCTCGGCGTCATCGCCCTGGTCGTGCTGCTGCTCTGGCGCGGCATCGAGCACATCGCCCGGATCACCGCCGTGATGTGGGCGGTGATGATCGCCTCGGTGCTGCTGGTGATCGCAGCCGCGGCCTCGGACTTCAGCCCGCACCTGGCCTTCACCTACCCGGCGGGCGCCTTCGACCTGACGAGCAACCACTTCTGGCTCGGCTTCGCCGCCGGACTGACCATCGGCATCTACGACTACCTCGGCTACAACACCACCGCGTACATGGGCGCCGAGATCAAGGACCCCGGCCGTACCCTCCCGCGCTCGATCCTCTACTCCGTCCTCGGCATCATGGCGATCTACCTGCTCCTGCAGATCGGCACCCTCGGTGTCGTCGACTGGCGCCGGATGACCGACCCGCACGACATCGCCGCCACCTCGGTCGCCTCGGCGGTGCTGGAGAAGACCTGGGGCAAGGGCGCCGCCGACACGGTCACCGTGCTGATCCTGATCACGGCCTTCGCCTCGGTCTTCACCGGCCTGCTCGGCGGCTCCCGGGTGCCCTACGACGCCGCCCGCGACCGCGTCTTCTTCCGGCCGTACGAGAAGCTCCACCCGAAGCACCGCTTCCCGACGCTGGGCCTCGCGACCATGGGCCTGATCACCGCCGTCGGCTTCCTGATCGGCCGGCACACCGACCTCGCGACTCTGATCCAGTTGCTCACCACGGTCATGGTGATCGTCCAGGCGCTCGCCCAGATCGTCGCCCTCACCGTGCTGCGGCGGCGTCAGCCGGATCTGCGCCGCCCCTACCGAATGTGGCTGTACCCGCTGCCGAGCCTCGTCGCGTTCGCCGGCTGGTGTGTGATCTACGGCTACGCGGACAGGAACTCCCCGGGCCGCCACCCCATCGAGTGGTCCCTGGCCTGGCTGGCCCTCGGCTGTGTGGCCTTCGCCGTCTGGGCGCGGCTGGAGAGGGTCTGGCCGTTCGGGGAGAAGGAGATCAGCGAGGAGTACCTGGCCGGTACGGACCCGGACGTGGCCCCCGTGGGCTGA
- a CDS encoding ROK family transcriptional regulator has protein sequence MTVSDAAEQQEQPWSRRRLRSTNERLLLDRLRALGAASRAQLARETGLSKPTVSSALASLEGAGLVHEVGTHAPERGRTAVLYSPDPAAGYALGVDIGRGWLRVAVADLDGTVVARADVRNRARASAALADLVVGTARQVIGDSGVDPAEVVHGVVGTPGVYDEKQRRVRYAMHLPGWGRAGLVDRMREELGVPLEVHNDANLAALGEYTYGVGTGSRLFAYILIGTGLGMGVVSEGRLFTGAHGLAGEIGFLPWPGRQKPERLEDAVSGVAVVEAAREFGMSGQLTAKAVFDAARQGDPAALRAVELEAERIAHTVAAAAAVLDPDLVVLGGGVGHSVDLLLRPVQEQVRALTPLRPRIAPSRLGADAVLLGAVATALDTTRNQVFERRTAGS, from the coding sequence ATGACCGTCAGTGACGCCGCAGAACAGCAGGAACAGCCCTGGAGCCGGCGCCGGCTGCGCAGCACCAACGAGCGGCTGCTGCTGGACCGGCTGCGCGCCCTCGGCGCGGCGTCGCGCGCCCAACTGGCCCGGGAGACCGGCCTGTCGAAGCCGACGGTCTCCAGCGCGCTGGCCTCCCTGGAGGGGGCCGGCCTGGTGCACGAGGTCGGCACCCACGCCCCGGAGCGCGGACGCACCGCCGTCCTCTACTCCCCCGACCCGGCCGCCGGGTACGCGCTCGGCGTGGACATCGGCCGCGGCTGGCTGCGGGTGGCGGTGGCCGACCTGGACGGCACGGTCGTCGCCCGGGCCGACGTACGCAACCGGGCCCGCGCCTCCGCCGCACTGGCCGACCTGGTCGTGGGCACCGCCCGGCAGGTGATCGGCGATTCCGGCGTGGACCCGGCCGAGGTGGTGCACGGGGTGGTCGGCACGCCCGGCGTCTACGACGAGAAGCAGCGCCGGGTGCGGTACGCGATGCATCTGCCGGGCTGGGGGCGCGCGGGGCTCGTCGACCGGATGCGCGAGGAGCTGGGCGTACCGCTGGAGGTGCACAACGACGCCAATCTGGCGGCGCTCGGCGAGTACACGTACGGCGTCGGCACCGGCAGCCGGCTCTTCGCCTACATCCTGATCGGCACCGGACTGGGCATGGGCGTCGTCAGCGAGGGACGGCTCTTCACCGGTGCGCACGGGCTGGCCGGTGAGATCGGCTTCCTGCCCTGGCCGGGCCGGCAGAAGCCGGAGCGGCTGGAGGACGCGGTGTCGGGGGTGGCCGTGGTGGAGGCCGCCCGGGAGTTCGGGATGAGCGGGCAGCTCACGGCGAAGGCGGTCTTCGACGCGGCCCGGCAGGGCGATCCGGCCGCTCTGCGGGCGGTGGAGCTGGAGGCCGAGCGGATCGCGCACACGGTGGCGGCGGCCGCCGCGGTGCTGGACCCGGACCTGGTGGTGCTCGGCGGCGGTGTCGGCCACAGCGTCGACCTGCTGCTGCGCCCGGTCCAGGAGCAGGTGCGCGCCCTCACCCCGCTGCGGCCGCGGATCGCGCCGAGCCGGCTCGGCGCGGACGCGGTGCTGCTCGGCGCGGTGGCCACGGCCCTGGACACCACGCGCAACCAGGTGTTCGAGCGCAGGACGGCCGGATCCTGA
- a CDS encoding GlsB/YeaQ/YmgE family stress response membrane protein — protein sequence MEISGIISAIVIGLIIGVLGRLVVPGRQHIGILWTIVVGIVAALLGSAIAAGFGVADTKGPDWIEWFIQIALAALGIAALDRSRVGR from the coding sequence ATGGAGATCTCGGGCATCATCAGTGCCATCGTCATCGGGCTCATCATCGGGGTGCTGGGCCGCCTGGTCGTCCCCGGGCGGCAGCACATCGGCATCCTGTGGACCATCGTCGTCGGCATCGTGGCCGCGCTGCTGGGCTCGGCGATCGCCGCCGGGTTCGGGGTCGCGGACACCAAGGGGCCCGACTGGATCGAGTGGTTCATCCAGATCGCCCTGGCCGCGCTCGGGATCGCCGCGCTGGACCGGTCCCGGGTAGGCCGCTGA
- a CDS encoding GNAT family N-acetyltransferase, with the protein MDHSAVLALYDRDMRENAAPDGPGARIERAGAVVRHVADAQGWNGVLWSALDAEGADRAIREQVAYFTGLGRDFEWKLYGHDRPDDLGARLAAAGFRAEPEETLMIGETGRLAVDAEPPEGVRLVRVTDPAGVDLLVDVHEKAFGADGSRLRHRLLTRLAAGPDTVVAVVALAGDEPVSAARMELVPGTRFAGLWGGGTVEAWRGRGVYRALVAHRARVAAAHGYRYLQVDASPMSRPILERLGFHALSTTTPYLYGS; encoded by the coding sequence ATGGATCACTCGGCGGTGCTCGCCCTCTACGACCGTGACATGCGCGAGAACGCCGCTCCCGACGGACCCGGTGCCCGGATCGAACGGGCCGGCGCGGTGGTGCGTCACGTCGCGGACGCACAGGGGTGGAACGGCGTCCTGTGGTCCGCTCTCGACGCGGAGGGCGCGGACCGGGCGATCCGCGAGCAGGTCGCGTACTTCACCGGCCTCGGCCGCGACTTCGAGTGGAAGCTCTACGGCCACGACCGGCCGGACGATCTCGGTGCCCGGCTCGCCGCGGCCGGATTCCGGGCCGAGCCCGAGGAGACCCTGATGATCGGCGAGACCGGCCGGCTCGCCGTGGACGCCGAACCTCCCGAGGGTGTCCGTCTCGTGCGGGTCACCGACCCGGCCGGCGTCGACCTTCTCGTGGACGTCCACGAGAAGGCCTTCGGCGCGGACGGCAGCAGGCTGCGGCACCGGCTGCTCACGCGCCTGGCCGCCGGCCCGGACACGGTCGTCGCCGTGGTCGCCCTGGCCGGGGACGAACCCGTGAGCGCCGCCCGGATGGAGCTGGTCCCCGGCACCCGGTTCGCCGGACTGTGGGGCGGCGGCACCGTCGAGGCCTGGCGGGGCCGGGGCGTCTACCGCGCCCTGGTCGCCCACCGCGCCCGCGTCGCCGCCGCGCACGGCTACCGCTACCTCCAGGTCGACGCCTCGCCCATGAGCCGCCCGATCCTCGAGCGCCTCGGCTTCCACGCGCTGAGCACCACCACGCCGTACCTCTACGGGAGCTGA
- a CDS encoding GNAT family N-acetyltransferase, which produces MTSAAPHDLVVTQATLADWPVIAGWAAAEGWNPGRSDGPAFFAQDPDGFFLGRIDGEPVSAVSVVNYGPEYAFLGCYLVRPDLRGQGHGLTTWKTALAHAGNRTVGLDGVVAQQDNYRQSGFELAYRTIRYTGTAREPGTPAGVRPAGPADLAAITAYDSACHPADRPRFLAAWLTGPGHRAFVRHDGARLTGYGVLRPGHDTLRIGPLFADTAEDARALFAALTAEAAGHEVAIDVPEPNAAGVALAEGAGFQASFETARMYTGPVREHARHRVFGVTTLELG; this is translated from the coding sequence ATGACCTCTGCGGCCCCCCACGACCTCGTCGTCACCCAGGCCACCCTCGCCGACTGGCCGGTGATCGCCGGCTGGGCGGCGGCGGAGGGCTGGAACCCCGGACGGTCCGACGGGCCCGCGTTCTTCGCACAGGATCCCGACGGGTTCTTCCTCGGCCGGATCGACGGGGAGCCGGTGTCGGCCGTCTCCGTGGTGAACTACGGCCCCGAATACGCCTTCCTGGGCTGCTACCTCGTCCGCCCCGACCTGCGCGGCCAGGGCCACGGCCTGACCACCTGGAAGACGGCCCTCGCCCACGCCGGCAACCGCACCGTGGGCCTGGACGGTGTCGTCGCCCAGCAGGACAACTACCGCCAGTCCGGGTTCGAACTCGCCTACCGCACCATCCGGTACACCGGTACGGCTCGCGAGCCGGGGACGCCCGCGGGCGTCCGCCCGGCCGGACCCGCCGACCTCGCCGCGATCACCGCCTACGACAGCGCCTGCCACCCGGCCGACCGGCCGCGTTTCCTCGCCGCGTGGCTCACCGGCCCCGGACACCGGGCCTTCGTCCGCCACGACGGCGCCCGCCTCACGGGCTACGGTGTGCTCCGCCCCGGCCACGACACCCTGCGCATCGGCCCCCTCTTCGCGGACACCGCCGAGGACGCCCGCGCGCTGTTCGCCGCTCTCACGGCCGAGGCCGCGGGGCACGAGGTGGCCATCGACGTGCCCGAGCCGAACGCGGCCGGTGTCGCGCTGGCCGAAGGGGCGGGGTTCCAGGCCTCGTTCGAGACCGCCCGCATGTACACCGGGCCGGTTCGTGAGCACGCCCGGCACCGCGTCTTCGGCGTGACCACGCTCGAACTGGGCTGA
- a CDS encoding chaplin, whose protein sequence is MAVVAASGAMAVTLPVSAAFAAGGAAADGSAADSPGLISGNGIQLPVHVPVNVCGNTVNVVGLLNPAAGNACANRGSARAGSPASAGAVAHGGAKDSPGVLSGNGVQLPVDVPVNVSGNSVNVVGVGNPAHGNHSVNGTGGRPRTPAPKSPAPRHRPRAAAPVAEPTTSTLAHTGMDIAVPAVAGSAVLLLTGTALYRRFRSTDTD, encoded by the coding sequence ATGGCCGTCGTCGCCGCCTCCGGAGCGATGGCCGTGACGCTGCCCGTGTCCGCGGCCTTCGCGGCCGGCGGTGCCGCCGCCGACGGCTCCGCGGCCGACTCGCCCGGGCTGATCTCGGGAAACGGCATCCAGCTCCCGGTGCACGTGCCGGTGAACGTGTGCGGCAACACCGTGAACGTGGTGGGGCTGCTCAACCCGGCTGCCGGAAACGCCTGCGCGAACCGCGGCTCGGCCCGGGCCGGTTCGCCGGCCTCCGCCGGGGCGGTCGCCCACGGCGGCGCGAAGGACTCGCCCGGCGTGCTCTCCGGCAACGGCGTCCAGCTCCCCGTCGATGTGCCGGTGAACGTCAGCGGCAACAGCGTCAACGTGGTCGGGGTGGGCAACCCGGCCCACGGCAACCACTCGGTCAACGGCACCGGCGGGCGGCCCCGCACCCCGGCCCCGAAGTCCCCGGCACCCAGACACCGCCCGCGCGCGGCAGCCCCCGTCGCCGAGCCGACGACGTCCACGCTGGCGCACACCGGTATGGACATCGCCGTGCCCGCCGTCGCCGGCAGCGCCGTACTCCTCCTCACCGGCACGGCCCTCTACCGCCGCTTCCGCTCCACCGACACCGACTGA
- a CDS encoding alpha/beta hydrolase produces the protein MLAKLSTRPAVRRCAGTGALALALLGAGLPATDRPQPDLSRFYRQKVTWAACKGPDMPQDLQCGKVTVPLDYARPRAGTLDVALARYRATGRKLGSVLLNFGGPGGAGISGLAADGREFMDLTNGYDVVTFDPRGVGRSSPVSCGEGSDEASSALDDETALDHPQTLLATLRTAAGECARHSGPVLPHIGTVNAARDLDVIRQALGDKRLNYLGFSYGTRLGAVYAAQFPHRVGRLALDGVDTLTEPLSEQGVAGAEGQQTALDDFLDWCATDVACPFGQDRRAADDQVVGLVHSLDANPLPMEFGGSFSGQDLVGAFGQALYSKQLWPSLERALASLVQDGDTRGVQNFGTGGAGLPPVGHHDGGLVDPQDVPADNLEAALMAINCADDPDRPGAAQIAKDLKNLRAAYDRASPVFGRYRLTELLMCYGRPKGTDFIRDRVKDVGSAKMLLVGTRGDPATPYRWTVETAARLGPSAVVLDNKGDGHTGYTSSTCVHRKIDDFLLYGSLPPSGSSCPADGNTWSATTNTTG, from the coding sequence ATGCTGGCCAAGCTGTCCACACGGCCCGCCGTGCGGCGCTGCGCGGGTACAGGAGCCCTCGCCCTGGCGCTGCTCGGCGCCGGGCTGCCCGCGACCGACCGGCCGCAGCCCGACCTGTCCCGCTTCTACCGGCAGAAGGTGACGTGGGCGGCCTGCAAGGGCCCGGACATGCCGCAGGACCTGCAGTGCGGGAAGGTCACCGTCCCGCTCGACTACGCCCGGCCGCGCGCGGGCACGCTCGACGTGGCGCTCGCCCGTTACCGGGCCACCGGCAGGAAACTGGGCTCCGTGCTGCTGAACTTCGGCGGCCCCGGCGGTGCGGGCATCAGTGGACTCGCCGCCGACGGCAGGGAGTTCATGGACCTGACCAACGGCTACGACGTCGTCACCTTCGATCCCCGCGGCGTCGGCCGCTCCTCCCCCGTCAGCTGCGGCGAGGGCAGCGACGAGGCCTCGTCCGCGCTGGACGACGAGACCGCGCTGGACCATCCGCAGACGCTGCTCGCGACGTTGCGCACGGCCGCCGGCGAGTGCGCCCGGCACTCCGGCCCGGTGCTGCCCCACATAGGCACCGTGAACGCCGCCCGCGACCTGGACGTCATCCGCCAGGCCCTCGGTGACAAGAGGCTCAACTACCTCGGCTTCTCCTACGGCACGCGGCTCGGCGCGGTGTACGCGGCGCAGTTCCCGCACCGGGTCGGCCGGCTCGCCCTCGACGGCGTGGACACCCTGACCGAGCCGCTGTCGGAGCAGGGGGTGGCCGGCGCCGAGGGGCAGCAGACCGCGCTGGACGATTTCCTGGACTGGTGTGCGACGGACGTCGCCTGTCCGTTCGGCCAGGACCGGCGTGCGGCCGACGACCAGGTGGTCGGGCTCGTGCACTCGCTCGACGCGAACCCGCTCCCGATGGAGTTCGGCGGCTCGTTCTCCGGGCAGGACCTGGTCGGCGCCTTCGGCCAGGCCCTCTACAGCAAGCAGCTGTGGCCCTCCCTGGAGCGCGCCCTGGCCTCGCTGGTCCAGGACGGCGACACCCGGGGCGTACAGAACTTCGGCACCGGTGGCGCCGGGCTGCCCCCCGTCGGCCACCACGACGGCGGCCTGGTCGATCCGCAGGACGTGCCGGCGGACAACCTCGAGGCCGCGCTGATGGCGATCAACTGCGCCGACGACCCCGACCGGCCCGGCGCGGCACAGATCGCCAAAGACCTGAAGAACCTGCGGGCCGCGTACGACCGGGCCTCGCCGGTCTTCGGCCGCTACCGGCTCACCGAGCTGCTCATGTGCTACGGCCGCCCCAAGGGCACCGACTTCATCCGGGACCGGGTCAAGGACGTCGGCTCGGCGAAAATGCTGCTCGTGGGCACACGCGGCGACCCGGCGACGCCGTACCGGTGGACGGTGGAGACGGCCGCACGGCTCGGCCCGTCGGCGGTGGTGCTCGACAACAAGGGCGACGGCCACACCGGCTACACCTCCTCCACGTGCGTGCACCGCAAGATCGACGACTTCCTGCTCTACGGCTCCCTGCCGCCGAGCGGCAGCTCCTGCCCGGCGGACGGCAACACCTGGAGCGCCACCACGAACACCACCGGCTGA
- a CDS encoding DUF4232 domain-containing protein: MRIRAALAVPAAASAAMGLLLTAPQSQAAPADHARPVRCAEQSLTVRARAASGDPTVLRISVTQRGARACVVDRVPTVTFGDLDGAALPTPAGGSGGYRLAAGQTAYADVRTIGDPADPEARRVDTVTVAASAAHRGRSLTAAQLGAGRRVLVWEPVTTWWQPTRAAADRAIGLSR, from the coding sequence ATGCGCATCCGCGCCGCCCTCGCCGTACCCGCCGCCGCGTCCGCCGCGATGGGCCTGCTGCTCACCGCACCGCAGAGCCAGGCCGCCCCGGCGGACCACGCCCGGCCCGTCCGCTGCGCCGAGCAGTCGCTGACCGTCCGGGCCAGGGCCGCGTCCGGCGATCCGACCGTGCTGCGGATCAGCGTCACCCAGCGCGGCGCCCGCGCGTGCGTGGTCGACCGGGTGCCCACGGTCACCTTCGGGGATCTGGACGGGGCCGCGCTGCCGACGCCCGCGGGCGGCAGCGGCGGCTACCGGCTGGCGGCCGGGCAGACCGCATACGCCGATGTCCGTACGATCGGCGACCCGGCGGACCCCGAGGCCCGCCGGGTGGACACCGTGACCGTGGCCGCCTCGGCCGCCCACCGGGGCCGCTCCCTCACCGCCGCGCAGCTCGGCGCCGGTCGGCGGGTCCTGGTGTGGGAGCCGGTGACGACGTGGTGGCAGCCCACGCGGGCGGCCGCGGACCGGGCCATCGGCCTCAGCCGGTGA
- the asnB gene encoding asparagine synthase (glutamine-hydrolyzing) — MCGITGWVSFDRDLTAEATTLHAMTETMACRGPDDRGVWAEGPAALGHRRLAIIDLPGGRQPMSVATPEGTVAMVYSGEAYNFTELRGELQGRGHRFTTDSDTEVVLHGYLEWGDAVAERLNGMYAFAIWDGRHDKLVMIRDRMGIKPFYYHPTSDGVLFGSEPKAILANPLARRRVTPDGLRELFVLIKTPGHAIWDGMREVEPGTVVTVDRSGLSSRVYWRLQTRPHTDDRETTIATVRSLLDDIVRRQLVADVPRCTLLSGGLDSSAMTAIAARQLAGQGEKVRSFAVDFVGQTDNFVADELRGTPDTPFVHDVARLAGTDHQDIVLDAQALADPAVREQVIRARDLPAGFGDMDASLLLLFRAIREKSTVALSGESADEVFGGYLQFFDEEARHADTFPWLATMGRHFGEDADVLRADLSKSLDLESYVADGYRTAVAGIERLDGESDFEYRMRRMSHLHLTRFVRALLDRKDRMSMAVGLEVRVPFCDHRLVEYVYNAPWALKSFDGREKSLLREAAADVLPRSVYERVKSPYPSTQDPRYARALQEQAKELLTRPSHQVFDLVDRDRLRQAAEREAPVSTQAGRRGLERALDLARWLEVYAPEVVTG, encoded by the coding sequence ATGTGCGGCATCACAGGATGGGTCTCTTTCGACCGCGACCTGACCGCCGAGGCCACCACATTGCATGCGATGACCGAGACGATGGCCTGCCGCGGACCGGACGACCGCGGTGTGTGGGCCGAGGGCCCGGCCGCCCTGGGTCATCGCCGGCTCGCGATCATCGATCTCCCCGGCGGCCGCCAGCCGATGTCCGTGGCGACCCCGGAGGGAACCGTCGCCATGGTGTACTCCGGGGAGGCGTACAACTTCACCGAGCTGCGCGGGGAACTCCAGGGCCGCGGCCACCGGTTCACCACCGACTCCGACACCGAGGTCGTCCTGCACGGCTACCTCGAATGGGGTGACGCGGTCGCCGAACGGCTCAACGGCATGTACGCGTTCGCGATCTGGGACGGCCGCCACGACAAGCTCGTGATGATCCGCGACCGGATGGGCATCAAGCCGTTCTACTACCACCCCACCTCCGACGGAGTCCTGTTCGGCTCCGAGCCGAAGGCGATCCTCGCCAACCCGCTGGCCCGCCGCCGGGTGACGCCGGACGGGCTGCGGGAACTGTTCGTCCTCATCAAGACGCCCGGACACGCGATCTGGGACGGCATGCGCGAGGTGGAACCCGGCACGGTCGTCACCGTCGACCGCTCCGGCCTGTCCAGCCGCGTCTACTGGCGCCTGCAGACCCGTCCGCACACCGACGACCGCGAGACCACCATCGCGACCGTGCGCTCGCTCCTCGACGACATCGTGCGCCGCCAGCTGGTCGCCGACGTCCCGCGCTGCACCCTGCTCTCCGGCGGCCTCGACTCCTCCGCCATGACCGCGATCGCCGCCCGGCAACTCGCCGGACAGGGCGAGAAGGTGCGCAGCTTCGCCGTCGACTTCGTCGGCCAGACCGACAACTTCGTCGCCGACGAACTGCGTGGCACCCCCGACACGCCGTTCGTGCACGACGTGGCCCGGCTCGCGGGCACCGACCACCAGGACATCGTGCTGGACGCACAGGCACTCGCCGACCCCGCGGTGCGCGAGCAGGTGATCCGCGCCCGCGATCTGCCGGCCGGCTTCGGCGACATGGACGCCTCGCTGCTCCTGCTGTTCCGCGCCATCCGGGAGAAGTCCACGGTGGCCCTGTCCGGAGAGTCCGCCGACGAGGTCTTCGGCGGCTATCTGCAGTTCTTCGACGAGGAGGCACGCCACGCCGACACCTTCCCCTGGCTGGCCACCATGGGGCGCCACTTCGGCGAGGACGCCGACGTGCTGCGCGCCGACCTCTCCAAGTCCCTGGACCTGGAGAGTTACGTCGCCGACGGCTACCGCACCGCCGTCGCCGGCATCGAACGGCTCGACGGCGAGAGCGACTTCGAGTACCGGATGCGGCGCATGAGCCATCTGCACCTGACCCGCTTCGTCCGCGCCCTGCTCGACCGCAAGGACCGCATGAGCATGGCCGTCGGCCTGGAGGTCCGGGTGCCGTTCTGCGACCACCGGCTGGTCGAGTACGTCTACAACGCCCCGTGGGCGCTGAAGTCCTTCGACGGCCGGGAGAAGAGCCTGCTGCGCGAGGCGGCCGCGGACGTCCTGCCGCGGTCGGTGTACGAGCGGGTCAAGAGCCCGTACCCGTCCACGCAGGACCCGCGGTACGCCCGCGCCCTCCAGGAGCAGGCCAAGGAGCTGCTCACCCGGCCCTCGCACCAGGTCTTCGACCTCGTCGACCGCGACCGGCTCCGCCAGGCCGCCGAGCGTGAGGCGCCGGTCAGCACCCAGGCGGGCCGGCGCGGGCTGGAGCGCGCCCTGGACCTCGCGCGGTGGCTGGAGGTCTACGCACCCGAGGTGGTCACCGGCTGA